A stretch of the uncultured Trichococcus sp. genome encodes the following:
- a CDS encoding Hsp20/alpha crystallin family protein, translating to MSNELRRSNSFFDLLSDTGSMFQNRFFQEIKMDVHETEDNYQVTADLPGYAKEDITVDYENDILSISAARQSEKVDKDEKGQIIRQERSSGSVHREIYLKGINEDDITATLTDGVLNLVLPKKEPTPPTKRKIEIF from the coding sequence ATGTCAAATGAGTTACGCAGAAGCAACAGTTTCTTCGACCTGCTGTCGGATACCGGCTCGATGTTCCAAAATCGTTTCTTCCAGGAAATAAAGATGGACGTCCACGAAACTGAGGACAACTACCAGGTGACAGCCGACCTGCCGGGCTATGCCAAAGAGGATATCACTGTGGATTATGAAAACGACATTCTCTCCATTTCAGCCGCACGCCAATCGGAAAAAGTCGACAAGGACGAAAAAGGCCAAATTATCCGCCAAGAACGTTCTTCGGGTTCCGTACACAGGGAAATTTATCTGAAAGGCATCAACGAAGACGACATCACCGCCACTTTGACGGATGGCGTCCTGAACTTGGTGCTTCCGAAAAAAGAACCTACTCCTCCAACTAAACGCAAAATTGAAATATTCTGA
- a CDS encoding Rrf2 family transcriptional regulator — protein sequence MKMKSGVEQAVCILIMLATQIEQRPIKSAILSKRLSVSDSYLKKVMRSLVVSGLIDSEAGKDGGFRLKRTPEEITMLHIYEAIEGTHSFVRPTNLAEKVFLRADKIKDKKQEVLEVFFDAEQQFKARLQQYTLGSLLLEGSDHIGNADWESIVLSTEN from the coding sequence ATGAAAATGAAAAGCGGCGTGGAACAAGCCGTCTGCATCCTGATCATGCTGGCAACCCAGATTGAGCAACGTCCGATCAAGAGCGCTATCTTGAGCAAACGTTTGTCCGTCTCTGATTCTTATCTGAAGAAAGTGATGCGCTCCCTTGTCGTTTCTGGATTGATCGATTCTGAAGCAGGCAAGGATGGCGGATTCAGACTGAAACGGACACCAGAAGAAATCACGATGCTGCACATCTATGAAGCAATCGAAGGGACGCACAGCTTTGTCCGGCCGACCAATCTGGCCGAAAAGGTGTTCCTGCGCGCGGATAAAATCAAGGACAAAAAGCAGGAGGTTCTCGAAGTGTTCTTCGATGCGGAGCAGCAATTCAAAGCCCGCTTGCAGCAATATACGCTAGGATCGCTTTTGCTGGAAGGCTCTGATCATATCGGCAACGCCGATTGGGAATCCATCGTCCTCTCCACAGAAAATTAA